In Xenorhabdus poinarii G6, the following are encoded in one genomic region:
- a CDS encoding efflux RND transporter periplasmic adaptor subunit, whose amino-acid sequence MAKKKIVIGVVITLLVGMIGFAIYRINGLTPDMQKNPAYPPVTVALAAVKESHIPSIIHGVGELEAARQVHVAAETAGRITHIEFESGQYVEKGQLLVRLNDAVEQAELVRLQAQWKHADKLYQRTRQLFSSHGVSAAQLDSVQAERDMAQAAIRQTEALISQKTIRAPFAGVMGIRQVHEGQYLQAGETIANLVDAQHLRLNFSLDEQASPELTAGQQVNVMINAYPNQTFPAKISAIDPLIGKSRLMQVQAILNNLDGKLKAGMYANIQVVHQDKAPTLMIPETAVTYTAYGSTVFVVNPTSSADQITTVKKVSVEVGKRWEGLVEIRKGVSLGDQVVTSGQLKLNEGTAVIAAETDTLAITARSTAGTRP is encoded by the coding sequence ATGGCAAAAAAGAAGATAGTTATTGGGGTGGTAATAACCTTATTGGTGGGAATGATAGGTTTTGCTATTTATCGCATAAATGGTTTAACACCGGATATGCAAAAAAATCCGGCCTATCCTCCAGTGACGGTTGCCTTGGCGGCCGTGAAAGAGAGTCATATTCCCAGCATCATACATGGCGTGGGAGAGCTTGAGGCTGCCCGACAGGTGCATGTTGCCGCCGAGACAGCAGGCCGTATTACGCATATCGAATTTGAATCAGGGCAATATGTTGAGAAAGGCCAACTTCTGGTCCGTCTCAATGATGCGGTTGAACAGGCAGAATTAGTGCGATTGCAAGCGCAGTGGAAACATGCGGACAAGCTTTATCAACGTACCCGCCAGCTATTTTCCAGTCATGGTGTTTCTGCTGCACAGCTGGATAGTGTGCAGGCGGAGCGTGATATGGCGCAAGCCGCTATCCGCCAGACTGAAGCGCTGATTTCCCAGAAAACCATTCGTGCACCGTTTGCTGGCGTGATGGGGATTCGGCAGGTGCATGAAGGGCAATATCTGCAGGCGGGGGAAACGATTGCTAATTTGGTGGATGCTCAGCACCTCCGATTGAATTTTTCATTGGATGAACAGGCCAGTCCTGAGCTGACAGCAGGGCAACAGGTGAATGTCATGATTAATGCTTATCCGAATCAAACTTTCCCCGCCAAAATCAGTGCCATCGATCCTTTAATTGGTAAATCCCGCCTGATGCAGGTTCAGGCCATACTCAACAATCTTGACGGAAAGCTCAAAGCCGGCATGTACGCCAACATTCAGGTGGTCCATCAGGATAAGGCGCCAACATTGATGATCCCTGAAACTGCGGTAACCTATACCGCTTACGGGAGTACCGTATTTGTCGTCAATCCCACGTCGTCTGCTGATCAGATTACCACGGTCAAGAAAGTCTCTGTTGAGGTGGGAAAAAGGTGGGAAGGGCTAGTCGAGATCAGGAAGGGGGTCAGTCTGGGCGATCAGGTCGTGACCTCAGGGCAATTGAAACTCAACGAGGGCACCGCAGTGATCGCAGCGGAGACTGACACGCTAGCAATAACGGCACGCTCAACTGCGGGGACAAGGCCATGA
- a CDS encoding DoxX family protein, translating into MKRFIENLLESDGGWLIVRLLLLVIFISSGLAKLLDFEGSLAEMRAAGLHPDWLFNIASALVLLSGSALILFDRFVWLGAGMLSVFLFFTIVMVHTFWLFSGDVAKISLYFALEHTTVIGGLMATAIASHLRKKIKSK; encoded by the coding sequence ATGAAACGTTTTATTGAAAACTTACTGGAGAGTGATGGGGGGTGGCTGATTGTCCGGCTACTGCTTCTGGTTATTTTCATATCTTCCGGGCTTGCCAAACTTCTCGATTTCGAAGGAAGTCTGGCAGAAATGCGCGCCGCAGGCTTGCATCCGGATTGGTTATTTAATATCGCTTCAGCCCTGGTTTTACTGTCCGGTTCAGCGCTTATCTTATTTGACCGTTTTGTTTGGCTTGGAGCCGGAATGCTGTCCGTTTTCCTCTTTTTCACCATTGTGATGGTGCATACCTTTTGGCTTTTCTCTGGCGACGTCGCCAAAATCTCACTGTATTTTGCGCTTGAGCATACCACGGTGATAGGCGGATTAATGGCCACTGCGATTGCGAGTCATTTGAGAAAGAAAATAAAAAGTAAGTAA
- the soxR gene encoding redox-sensitive transcriptional activator SoxR, whose amino-acid sequence MTKDKGIDFDRALTIGEVAKRSGIAVSAIHFYESKGIIKSSRSPGNQRRFHAVVLRYLAIIKIAQSTGIPLKEIQEVLCQFPANSNLTAEQWQTISSQWRNRLDERIETLTKLRNHLNRCIGCGCLSLTECPLRNPNDILGKKGTGAVILKKP is encoded by the coding sequence ATGACAAAAGATAAAGGCATAGATTTTGATCGGGCTTTGACTATCGGCGAAGTTGCCAAACGAAGTGGTATTGCCGTTTCGGCCATTCATTTTTATGAATCGAAGGGGATAATTAAAAGTTCGCGCAGCCCCGGTAACCAGCGACGTTTTCATGCCGTTGTGCTACGTTATCTTGCCATTATAAAAATTGCGCAAAGTACCGGGATCCCCCTGAAAGAAATTCAGGAGGTTTTGTGTCAATTTCCAGCTAACAGTAATTTAACGGCGGAACAATGGCAGACAATTTCTTCACAATGGCGCAATAGACTGGATGAGCGTATTGAGACACTCACAAAATTGCGCAATCACTTAAATCGCTGTATCGGCTGCGGCTGCCTTTCACTGACGGAGTGCCCTTTACGCAATCCGAATGATATTTTGGGTAAAAAAGGAACAGGGGCTGTTATTTTGAAAAAACCCTGA
- a CDS encoding MFS transporter yields the protein MKHHNIMLLLVLAIAVFGVITTEVAVIGLLPQLVSQLHVTPTQVGFLVSIYAVIVAITGPFITLLLSRYNKKYILLTILLIFVISNFIYATTSSFDLILFFRILPALFHATFFAVALVIAANSVAKEESPRAVAKVFAGVAVGLVLGMPVSSFIAEHLSLSAAFYFGSISCLLAFIGILFFIPASIPTEKVNLSSQLMILRNGKLWFTIVTVTAVFSAMFANFSYIADYLAKITRLDNDTISIFLVLFGISGIFGNFVFGLFLQRNAIKTTKLYPILLTLLYIIIWIMGFSPIAMLILTFFWGALHASGLIISQTWLMKEANEAPEFANSLYISFSNLGITVGAMVGGWGVAYLGVHSIVLISIIFTITAFLSIYLKSNMDNNTQ from the coding sequence ATGAAACATCATAATATTATGCTCTTGCTTGTCCTGGCTATTGCTGTCTTTGGCGTTATTACCACTGAAGTCGCTGTCATCGGCCTGCTACCGCAATTAGTCTCACAACTTCACGTTACACCTACACAAGTCGGTTTTCTTGTCAGTATTTATGCTGTCATTGTTGCCATAACCGGACCATTCATCACATTATTACTATCGCGATATAATAAAAAATACATTCTTCTTACCATCCTGCTTATATTTGTTATCTCTAATTTTATTTATGCCACAACAAGCAGCTTTGATTTAATTTTATTTTTCAGAATATTGCCAGCACTGTTTCATGCCACTTTCTTTGCTGTAGCGCTCGTCATAGCGGCCAATTCAGTCGCTAAAGAGGAAAGCCCAAGAGCAGTGGCGAAAGTTTTTGCCGGGGTTGCGGTAGGGTTGGTATTAGGTATGCCGGTTAGCTCGTTTATCGCAGAACATTTATCATTAAGTGCTGCCTTTTATTTTGGTTCAATATCTTGTTTGCTCGCTTTTATCGGTATTTTGTTCTTTATTCCTGCTTCAATCCCAACAGAGAAGGTCAACCTTTCCAGTCAATTAATGATATTACGCAATGGAAAATTATGGTTCACCATTGTTACAGTAACAGCTGTATTCTCAGCAATGTTTGCAAACTTTAGTTACATTGCCGACTATCTTGCTAAAATTACGCGTCTTGATAATGACACTATCAGTATTTTTCTCGTCTTATTTGGTATTAGCGGAATATTTGGGAATTTTGTTTTTGGCCTTTTTTTACAAAGAAATGCGATAAAAACAACGAAATTATATCCTATTTTGTTGACGTTATTATATATTATTATTTGGATTATGGGTTTTTCCCCAATAGCGATGTTGATATTAACTTTTTTTTGGGGCGCGTTACATGCATCAGGACTCATTATCAGCCAAACCTGGCTTATGAAGGAAGCCAATGAAGCACCTGAGTTTGCCAATAGTCTGTATATATCGTTTTCAAATTTAGGAATCACCGTCGGAGCTATGGTCGGTGGATGGGGAGTCGCTTATTTAGGCGTCCATTCTATTGTTCTTATTAGTATAATCTTTACGATTACGGCATTTTTAAGCATCTATCTTAAGAGTAACATGGATAATAATACTCAATAA